The nucleotide sequence GGTTTGCGATGTTCTTGTTCCCGGAGGCGCAATTACCGCCCAAGTTTGATATTGCTGCCTTTGTGGTTGGGCTTATCTTTTCGATTCCGCTGATTATGACGTCACGCTTCGAAATCATTGGGCAAGATGTGTATTTGAAACGGTCCCGTGCGTTTTTCTTTATTTTGTCCGGTCTGTTGGTCATCCGGCTGATTATTAAACTGCTGATCAATGATAGCTTTACACCGATTCAAACGGGTGGACTGTTCTTCTTGCTCGCATTCGGTATGCTCGTACCTTGGCGCATCGCGATGCTGGTGATGTACCGGAATTTAACCAAAAAGACGTTTGGTACCTAATAGAAAACCACCTCCATTGCGAGGTGGTTTCTTTCATTTTCGGTTCCTCGGATCAAAACTCTACATAAAACGGATGCTCTTCTTCTCGCAAACACAGCTCAATGCGTTGCCGAAAGTTTTTCCAAGTGACCATCTCCAAAGCTTTCTCTACCGAAAAAAAGCCTGCCTCCAAGCATTCCGGGGTCGTGATCAATTCTCCACCCACCGGCTTGGCTAAAAATAACGCATTGCAGAGGCTTTTCCTAACATTTTGAAAAATACCGCAAAACTTCGTCACTTCAATCTCCAAGCCGCATTCTTCCTTTGTTTCTCGAATGGCTGCCTGTGCAAGAGATTCGCCCTCCTCTACTTGGCCACCAGG is from Brevibacillus brevis and encodes:
- a CDS encoding CcdC family protein; the encoded protein is MQILSSPILGILLPLVMAIAVIIVRMRRQKKPASAKSIILPPFFMATGFAMFLFPEAQLPPKFDIAAFVVGLIFSIPLIMTSRFEIIGQDVYLKRSRAFFFILSGLLVIRLIIKLLINDSFTPIQTGGLFFLLAFGMLVPWRIAMLVMYRNLTKKTFGT
- a CDS encoding NUDIX hydrolase — encoded protein: MGSPRHIVSAAAIIINERQEILLIKGPRRGWEMPGGQVEEGESLAQAAIRETKEECGLEIEVTKFCGIFQNVRKSLCNALFLAKPVGGELITTPECLEAGFFSVEKALEMVTWKNFRQRIELCLREEEHPFYVEF